The Corvus moneduloides isolate bCorMon1 chromosome 28, bCorMon1.pri, whole genome shotgun sequence genome contains a region encoding:
- the FGF22 gene encoding fibroblast growth factor 22, with protein sequence MAHRPSPAARPPPAAMRRGGPAAIAACLAGALAVLAGPGPGPGPGPGSATGTGRRPPRSYGHLEGDVRWRRLFSATRFFLRIDGGGGVEGTRWRERPGSIVEIRSVRVGVVAIRAVHTGFYLAMNKRGRLYGSKEFSPNCKFTERIEENGYNTYASLHWRHRGRPMFLSLNSKGRPRQGGKTRRQHLSTHFLPMLVS encoded by the exons ATGGCCCATCGCCCGtcgcccgccgcccgcccgccgcccgccgccatGAGGCGCGGGGGCcccgccgccatcgccgccTGCCTCGCCGGGGCACTCGCCGtgctggcggggccggggccggggccggggccggggccgggcagtGCCACCGGGACCGGCCGGCGGCCCCCCCGCAGCTACGGGCATCTGGAGGGCGACGTGCGCTGGCGGCGGCTCTTCTCCGCCACCCGCTTCTTCCTGCGCATcgacggcggcggcggcgtgGAGGGAACGCGCTGGAGGGAGCGGCCGGGCA GCATCGTCGAGATCCGGTCAGTGCGTGTCGGCGTCGTGGCCATCCGGGCAGTGCACACCGGCTTCTACCTGGCCATGAACAAGCGGGGGAGGCTCTACGGGTCG aAGGAGTTCAGCCCCAACTGCAAGTTCACGGAGCGCATCGAAGAGAACGGCTACAACACCTACGCGTCGCTGCACTGGCGGCACCGCGGCCGCCCCATGTTCCTCTCGCTCAATAGCAAGGGCAGGCCACGGCAAGGGGGCAAGACACGCCGGCAGCACCTCTCCACACACTTCCTCCCCATGCTCGTCAGCTGA
- the RNF126 gene encoding E3 ubiquitin-protein ligase RNF126, translating into MAEASPQPGRFFCHCCSAEIAPRLPDYICPRCESGFIEELPEEPRNADNETSSSTSATDQSRHPFENVDQHLFTLPQGYGQFAFGFFDDSFEFPFGSNVQPEDNRDSENRREREHQSRHRYGARQPRARLATRRASGRHEGVPTLEGIIQQLVNGIIAPTTIPNLGLGPWGVLHSNPMDYAWGANGLDAIITQLLNQFENTGPPPADKEKIQALPTIQITQEHVDSGLECPVCKEDYTVGENVRQLPCNHLFHDGCIVPWLEQHDTCPVCRKSLSGQNTATNPPGLTGMNFSSSSSSSSSSSSPSNENSSNNS; encoded by the exons GACTACATCTGCCCACGGTGTGAGTCTGGTTTTATTGAAGAGCTTCCCGAGGAGCCGAG GAACGCTGACAATGAGACCAGCTCCTCTACATCAGCCACTGATCAGAGCAGGCATCCTTTTGAG aaTGTGGATCAGCACTTGTTCACCTTGCCGCAGGGCTACGGCCAGTTTGCTTTCGGGTTCTTTGACGACAGCTTTGAGTTTCCCTTCGGGTCCAACGTGCAGCCGGAAGACAACCGGGACTCGGAGAACCGGCGGGAGCGCGAGCACCAGTCCCGGCACCGCTACGGCGCCAGGCAGCCCCGTGCCCGCCTGGCCACGCGCCGAGCCTCGGGCAGGCACGAGGGTGTCCCCACGTTGGAAGG AATTATCCAACAGCTGGTCAATGGAATTATTGCACCGACCACAATTCCAAACCTAGGCCTGGGCCCTTG GGGAGTCCTGCACTCAAATCCGATGGACTATGCCTGGGGTGCTAACGGCCTGGATGCAATTATCACACAG TTACTGAATCAGTTTGAAAACACTGGACCGCCGCCAGCGGACAAAGAGAAGATCCAGGCCCTCCCCACCATACAGATCACACAGGAGCACGTAG ATTCCGGGTTGGAGTGCCCTGTGTGTAAGGAAGACTACACAGTCGGGGAGAACGTGCGGCAGTTACCGTGCAATCACCTGTTCCACGACGGCTGCATCGTCCCATGGCTGGAGCAG CATGACACGTGTCCCGTCTGCCGGAAAAGTTTAAGTGGACAAAACACTGCCACAAACCCCCCAGGACTCACAGGGATGAACTTCTcgtcatcctcctcctcctcctcttcctccagctcaCCAAGTAATGAAAACTCATCGAACAACTCATGA